From Cherax quadricarinatus isolate ZL_2023a chromosome 49, ASM3850222v1, whole genome shotgun sequence:
TTCAGCGAGGAAGTACCAGTCAGAGAGACATGAGTGTGGGGTGCGGGTTCTTCAGACGTGAGGTGCAGGTTCTTCAGACGTGAGGTGCAGGTTCTTCAGACGTGGGGTGTGGGTTCTTCAGATGTGAGGTGTGGGTTCTTCAGACGTGGAGTACGGGTTCTTCAGACGTGGGGTGCAGGTTCTTCAGACGTGGTATTGACCGAGTAGTGAAGGGTGGAGGAGGCATCTAGAAGCCCAGGGCTCCTGAGACTAGCTGGCCGTGGTGGCATGTCTACTCTGTTGCTGACAACGTTGGCGATCCAGGCCACGTAGCGACTCACCTGAAGcaacagtaagtttatttagttacatagattatcatacatagcaccatatgtgtagagagcctaggataacccaaaaaagccagacagggtgacttatttccattgagagaTGGTATTAAGTTGGACATGTGGAGCAGCACAGATATTACTGTTAGGTGATTACCAGCTCCACCACCCTTACACGGTACTAAGgtgatcaccagcaccacctcacgtTACTAaagtgaccaccagcaccaccacacgtTACTAGAgtgatcaccagcaccaccacatgtTACTAAagtgatcaccatcaccaccaaacgTTACTAAAgtgatcaccagcaccaccaccacattactaatgtgatcaccagcaccaccacacgtTATATAAATTTCTTATCTGTAAAAAACAAACTTCCAAACACCAAAATTCATGATAACAATCACACTCGTCCCTAGCAGGAAAGCCTTGACGATAGTGTATGGCTCTTGATACATGGAAATGGAAccaatcttctctatgactttaaTAATGAAGACATTGTATAAACAAGTGTTGCTTAACCTATTAGAAATAAGTGTTAAATCAGTTGTGTATATATGTGAAGGTTCTTGTATACATATGTGTACTGagaagcactgtatgacccttgtgggtttagcacttagttttgatcgTAACAATGTGTGTAttgtggcacacacacacacatacaatcaaATTGCAAAGCAAttgcaaacaggcgatcttaacaatgcaaaacaagccacatggggatggaaatctttagctcaagatctttcgcattctcgtgcgtcgtcaggagctatgcagtgttgcaagaagcAACAGGTAGGAAGGGAAATTCTCTAaggcaaggcagaaggtatcagtggCAGCCCATATATATGCTGCAAGTGTGTGTCCATAACGTTCGTGCGCATCCGCGCGATTGTGTACTtgactaattgtggttgcagaagttgattctcagctcctggttccacctctctccagttgtgtgtgtgtgtgtgcaagaatgCCTGTGCATGTCATGAGTGTctctgtgcatatatatatatatatatatatatatatatatatatatatatatgtgtgtgtgtgtacaaacttCCCGTGAAGTCGCAGCTGAACCTAATGAGAAAAACAATGACCAATTATCTTAGTTTCTGCCTATTACCATAGGCGgcctttttgggggttatcctctgtaatttacacatatgttatttccattctttttttttttcaaaacaccgggtctcccaccgaggcaggtgaccttAGTCATGGGTCATATTACTGGCAGTATTTTTTATAAGGTAAACTCTCAAGTCATGTAAGGCTGACGCAGCTGTCATGTATGTGGTGTGTACACACGAGTGTCGACATAGTATGTGCACCATTCTGATATGAAGGTTCTGTACACCACACTAAGGTATAGGCAatttaataaagttggtagaattaccgacaatatgtaaaataaaaggacacaagtgcaactaatgtgacatttattgtggcaacgtttcgctctccaggagctttatcaagccattgataaagctcctggagagcgaaacgttgccacaataaaatgtcacattagctgcacttgtgtccttttactttacagaggcAATTTACATCACTGGTGTAGAGGCAGTTTACAGTGCACATTACACAGATTTATAAGGTAGAGTGTTACCTACACTCTTCCTTTTAATGATTCTTCTGAAATTACTAGACAATTTACCTGTGTGATTGTGTACACAATATAAACATTATTTTTTTGTTAAATTCTCTTCATTAGGTACTCTACGAGCCATTATTGTGTGATCTCAACATGTGTTCCCCCAGAATCCTCTGACATGTTCATGTTAAGCTCTGTAAAGTTACTTGTAATTTTTGCTGAAGAAAGTTTACCTCAGTGTAAACTCCGGGCACATTTGGTCTGGCACAGCCGATGCCCCAGGAGACAATACCAGCTATGTAGTAGCGATTGTTGAAGCCTTGGCACACGAAGGGTCCCCCGGAGTCTCCCTGCAAGACTTGGTATTACTGTCTATAATTTATTATATTTGCCCAGTTACTTCCTAAATGATTTGTTTGGAGGTGTGCAAACCTTCCTAATTTGAAATCAACAATAAGTTATATAGGAAACTTTCAATAACGTTTCGAACCATCCTGGGAGGCCTTTTATCAAGTCTGAAAGTATATTAACTGTTTatgaaggaccataacattgtttaAAGCTTAGGTAGTGAGTTACAACCACGataatatacatatttatattcaATACAATATTAAAAGTTTCTACACAAGATTAATTATGGGTTTAGTCAGTAGTGAAGTTTGCACACTGTAGCTCCTGGATAAGTTACCTGACAGGCGTCCATGTTTCCCTGTCTGTATCCCGCACACATCATGGTCTCAGCGATGGGGCCGTTGTAGCCGATAGACAGATAGCTGTCTTTACATCTGTCGTCGGTGATGATAGGTACCACCACCTTCTGCAGCCTGTCGGACGACgtcccaccttccttctccttcccccacccactcaccacgcaGTGACCTGTGCaggattattataattaaaaagaagcgctaagccacaagggctatacagcgacctGTGCAGGAAACTTACTGGTGGTAAAGAGGCAAGCATGACAAgacacaagttacaaaggtaatgaacaccaggtagatctggtcacaatcatgaccaagttacaaaggtaataaatcattacacgtctatacatggttacaatcacgaacaaattacaaagtaatgagccattcacacgtccacacccggtcacaactgtaatgagttattggtgcaaatattaattgggtcacacacgagcacacacactcaccaggtaggtaggttggtaggctTACTGGCCcttacttggcaggtccttgtcaaacacacccctcaaggaaggttcattgatgttggtgaggggctcttgatttagggaattggatctgtgctccagttccccgaattaagcctgaatgtattccacatccccccaaggcgccgtataatcctccgggtttagctcttcccccttgattataataataataacttgtcaAACACAAACCCACCAACaaaaatattcgcccaacccATTATCAATGTTACCCAAGGAATCAGCTTTGATAACCCTTTTAACTCAagcgcaagtcccactcaaatcactctcactcgtgtatttatttaacctatatTTGAAGCTAATAGACAGACTGTTCCGCTCATCGACTAtaatttccaaaccagtactttcctatatcctttataaatctaaatttatccaatttgAATACATTTTGAGTTCTTTCTAATGAGTATGGGTAAAACCTACTACCAAGATAATTAAACCCGCatctaaaaaaaataatgttctGACATATGCCAGATGGTTTtattatgaacattaaaatggtataaaataccgacaggttgttaggtaagacacatatgcaacagttaggtatctttatttcgaaacgtttcgcctacacaataggcttcttcagtcgagtacagaaaagttgatagaagcagaagagacttgaagaccatgtaatcagtccatcacccttgaagttttgaggtggtcagtccctcagtctggagaagagtattgttccatagtctgaaacaatatggagttgaagtgacaggatggagccttatataccgcccggaggtgagatgtaggctacTAGTAGacgtaagaatgtagtcgttgggaggtcatgtccctctcaaatccagccatacatgacctcccaacgactacattcttacgtCTACTAgtagcctacatctcacctcctgacggtatataaggctccatcctgtcacttcaactccatattgtttcagactatggaacaatactcttctccagactgagggactgaccacctcaaaacttcaagggtgacggactgattacatcgtcttcaagtctcttctgcttctatcaacttttctgtactcgactgaagaagcctattgtgtaggcgaaacgtttcgaaataaagatacctaactgttgcatatgtgtcttacctaacaccatGGTTTTATTATCTTGAACGTAGATCAGAAGGTTACTTGTAGCTCGAAGTAATGGACGTCATAAACgttaaataaaattattttgaAAATTAGCGATAAATCCACTAAAAACTCCGCAGTCCAAGTGACGAAAgaaatatgtacattatgtagaAGGCACTGAGAAGAAAAACCAACTAACTCGTCAGTCACTCTTGAAAAAATTTACAAACTTGCAATACTATCTCTGTAATTAAGCCTACAATTTTGACCAGTGGTCTAATTTTAAAGTCAATTTAATGAGCTTTAAGGTGGTATGGGAAGTTCTTCGATTTTCTCGAGAGAAAAttcattgcatttttttttttgcggagTAAAAGTGATAAACTCGCTAATCTTAGTGATGTATATAATACTTGAACGAATGATGAACAGCCTAGTACAGAACACGTAACCTTCGCTCACTGGCGAGTTCGCTGGTTTCAAAAACAGGAAGAACAGTAAAAAAAAGTTGGAATGTATTAGACGTTTACCTGCGTCTAATTCTTTccaactgaacattaaaatggtataaaataccgacagattgttaggtaagacacatatgcaacagttaggtatctttatttcgaaacgtttcgcctacacagtaggcttcttcagtcgagtacagaaaagttgatagaagcagaagatacttgaagacgatgtaatcagtccatcacccttaaagttttgaggtggtcagtccctcagtctggagaagagcattgttccgttgtctgaaacaatattgtttcagacaacggaacaatgctcttctccagactgagggactgaccacctcaaaactttaagggtgatggactgattacatcgtcttcaagtatcttctgcttctatcaacttttctgtactcgactgaagaagcctactgtgtaggcgaaacgtttcgaaataaagatacctaactgttgcatatgtgtcttacctaacactcttTCCAACTCTTTcgttatgaggctgctcttataaCTTTCATGCCTCGTTGGGTTTCTTTTGAGCGCCTcatatcaagagagagagagagagagagacacctgCCTGAGAAGTTGGTCATGGGAGGTGGCATGCAGATGGGAGACACAGTAACGCCGTCCATCTGGAGAGGAGCAGTCAGCTTGAGAAGGGCGATGTCATTCTCCTGGGTGGTGCTGCTGTATGCATTGTGTTCAACAATACGCTCGATGTATCTTGTCTGTTCGGTgcctgcaacatacaacacaaataGATCGCCCTACTACCTCATCTAGCACAATTTCTCATAGATCACATCTGCACAAATCATCACTTACACTGCCAAACCCTTCATCATGTAACATACATCAATGCTTTTAAAATACACTAGTGTTTGTAAGATACACCAGTATCTTGCAGAGACATTAAAAACACttttacagtattagaacaataAACAAATTAAATAGACTATAGAGTGAACTAGTGGAAACTGAAAACATTCATGGTTTAACAGTAAATTATGATATGTCGATGTTTTTGATAGAAAAATTATCAGGAAAAAACTGATTCGAGTGTTTATCATTAGATGACCTAGTTAGTAGCACCAGGCCTATGGTGGAGTCATGTAGGGCGCTGGTGACTGGTGATGACCTAGTTAGTAGTACCAGGCCTATGGTGGAGTCATGTAGGGCGCTGGTGACTGGTGATGACCTAGTTAGTAGTACCAGGCCAATGGTGGAGTCATGCGAGGCTGGTGACTCCTAATACAGATGTGAGTGTAGGTTAGTCGATGTCCCTTTGTCGTATCCAGCAGAACGACTGATTACTTACAGGTCAGGATGAATCACATCAGCCAATTTAGCGTTAAAACGCCTAGCCTATGACGTGAGATTCAAAACCCGCTAAATAACGTAGGTATCTACACTACCATCTACAAACTCTACGCATATTCATACAATTTTTGTAGGAACAGTCAAGAATCCCGGAGAGACAGTCTGCTATGTGTAGTGTTATAGCATGCTCACCTTCCTTGTGCTTGAGCTGGTGTTCACCTGCCACTACAAGCAGGTCCTTAGGAGTGTACTGGTGCGTGCAGTGAGCAGCAGTGAGCACCCAGTTCTGGTCTATGACCGTGGCACCGCATACATGGTAGGTGTACCAGTCGTAGCGCCACTGTAGTGACACCTGCCATGGGAACTCGTCTGTTGATATACAAAGTCATAcagcattataataataatttgaactTTACATTAGGAAGTTAAGTATTCTTTAACAAACAATTATTAAAACTATCTGCATGATTTTTAAGTTTacttttaatattatataaaagatACTTAATGAAAATGTGGACATTAATATCATGAAACACTGCAGTACTTTTATACAGTATAGGTGTTAAGTTTGTATgtgaaaaaatggtataaaacaccgatAAGTTGAtgtataagacacatgagcaacagttgggtatctttattgtttgaAACGTTTCATGTATGCGGTagacttcatcagtcaaatacagaggagcaTGTATTgtaggtaacagtagtagtggcgaGGTTAAGATGAATTAATCAGTCTACCAACCTTGccaagagttcagcttcatgctCTGGAACGATaagaagctgaagcatgagaatggagttttaaatactgtcgaaggtgaagtggaagatctcgaagacgaTGCAGGGGACGAGGTTCGTTAGTAGAAGAAAGAAGGCAAGAATTGAGGAGCACTGTAGCAAGCCTTCTGGCCTATGCTAGGTAGGTTCTTCTGGAATCCAATCtttcggtattttatataattttcagcATACTTGTCCCTCTGGATTCCAGAGggacctgcccagcatgggccagaaggcttgctgcagtgctcctcaatTCTTGTCTTTCTTTAGTGAACCCGTCCCCTGcaacgtcttcgagatcttccatCTCACCTTCAACAGTATTTAAGATTCCATTCTCATGCAGCACCTGAGGAACAGAAGGTAATCAGGTCTGATATAAAGAAAAAGAGGGTAGCTCTAAATCCTTGAATCACGGTCTTTCAGTATAAATCGTCGTCAGAAGCCGAGTCACTCAGCTAACTGGCTAGGGATTAGCTATGTAGTTCAAGTAATATAAATGGAAAGTAGCGCCACATTTTCCTTAAATATACGCACGATGCTACGTACTGTGAGTTATTTAAGATTTACAGGAAAAAAAGATTGAAttcctaaaatatttaaaaacattGTCATTGCTAGTGGAGAGCGTGTTGTCAGTGTACGAACACACAGGAACAATACAAGTGGAGGGGGGTGTCACTCACGGGTCTCGGCGGGTGAGCCTCCCACGATGCGGGTGATGATGTCTGGCACTGCACTGTGGCGGATGCCACAAACCTGGCTGTTACGTTCCTCCCCCAAGCCCGCCAGCCTAGAGTGTACATAAGTCGGTCAGAGGAGGCAAAAGGTATATTCCTAGGCCCACACCCAGTCAAATTAAAATTCACCATACACACTTGTCAAGgaaagttacataaacagtgagcattcttttaaaaatacacgtCACATGTAAGCTGATATAATAAAAATTCACTCATGCTGTCATATATATGTCTTTAATAATAATGTTCCACACCATCTTATCTCTTCGCAATCATTTGTGAATACTGTCCTAGTTTAAAACTGCGGGAGCTTATACTGTTGGGGTCTACACAGGCCGATGCTGATACTGTAAGAGGAAGTACGTGGGAGAAACTAGAAAGAATCTGTCCATCAGACCGAGCGAACATAAATATACATGGAGTAGGGACGACCAGAGCATTAAGTGTATTCAGGTACACTGGTACAACTACACATACAGTTACATAATTtgtcacacatagcagcatatatgtagattaaataggataaccccaaaaatgtcagacaaggcgacttatttccattgtgggtcCTTATAATATCTTATTTAAACCTTAACTCATTTGTTACCCACAGGAACAAGGGAATGATGATTGAAACATTTgtggaacacttgggtatctttagtttcgccagccaatggcttcctcagtccaacacagagaagaatggtggaaaatCAGAagtttgaggtactcagtccctcagcctggagtcgatgtaaatGACTTTaggataagggactgattacttctacAGACCTTGGCCAGGAATGGAAAGCCAGGCCGAACAACGATCAGTTTCCAGGGTAAAGCCACCTACCTCACCCAGGGTGGGGGAGGGACTTTACTCTCCAGTAAGGAGGGTAAACTCCCTCTCCACCATCCAGGGTGGAGAAGTCACCTTCACCAAGCCTAATGGAGAAGTCGCCTCCACCATCCAGGGTGGAGAAGTCACCTCCGCCAGGGAGGATGGAGAAGCCACCTCTACAAGCCAGAAGAGTGAGCTCTCTTCAGAGTTGAAAACAAATGCATCATTCCGCAGGTAATTTTAGCTATTTTCCATGTATataaacacgaaaaaaaaaattcttcatttacattaattcttgcCAGAACAGTTGACAAAAGACAGCACTATGTAACTCTCAAGTTTCACAAAAGAAACTTAGGACATTGCCTCACTGAGCCAATACAGCGAGGGACGCTTCCCATCTCGGTATGTCGTGATTGTATCCTTCACATTCCTATTTTATATTTTATGGCGTCCTCCAGTGAGCTGTGACGGCTAAGGCATGCATGACAGTTCCAAACATCAGGACATATACGGTGGGAATTCCTCTGCTGAATCTGGTACTACAAGGTGATGCTGAATAAGGTGATTTGCCCGCTCTTCTCTCATATTGAAAGGAAGGCGGCGATCTGCTAGGAATCacatggataaaaaaaaaaaatctcttagCATCAAAATTAATTAAGATAGTGCTACGTGAAGCTCTCTTGAGTTTACTGCCAATACCATGAGAGTTAATAATTACACTGAAATCAGGGTGGAGGAAATTTCCAATGTCTTTTTGTGTTTCACGTGAGTTATGTACCAGTTATCATTCAGTGTTTCACGTGAGTTATGTACCAGTTATCATTCAGTGTTTCACGTGAGTTGTGTACCAATTATCTTTCAGTGTTTCacgtgagtgaaaaaaaaatggaaaactgAATGGAGTAAGGCCCGGGTAGTCGTCTTGAGAGGGAGTGTTGGCTCTGGAAGATTCGGCCGATTTCCCAATTCCTTGAGGAATTTGAAAATCGGCCGAATCTTCAAATGAAGTTAAGGTGTAATAGAAACAGTGTCGTCACAAATTGATGAAGTTCACACAACGTGTAATGTACGCCTCCCACAGTATTAATTCTCACTACAGGTATGTTGATTTGTAATGACCAATATAAATTACCTACCAAAAGTGAGGCGTTAGGATATGATGCCAAATCTTAATTTGGTGAGTTATATGGAAATCTCCTTTATACTTTTTAATGTaatttatttatattaaattaCCCAAGCAAATTACGCAGGTCAAGTAACTGATATTACCAAATATACAGTCGACACACGTGTCAGTGTTACTGGCAGaaattttcatataattttaagaACTATATGTTGTAATAATTGAAAGTCCAGACGTATGAGACGTGATGACGTGAGGTGGTCAGGAAGGTGGGATAATatagtgacctggtgaccttaaaGCCCAACTTGACTCTGAGCTACATCAACATCAGTAAGTGTAAACTGTCTGATGTAAAACAGTTTCTTCACAATTAAGGGGGTGAAATAATTCGGGACATTGCCTGTAAAATTTACCCGCATAATTTCTCACAAGTTATACACCGGTTGTCTTTGTGTTTCACGTGAGTTATATACCAGATGAGATAAACAAGGTCAACCTTCGGAGttatttaaatgagtttttgtatGAAAGTATTATGACCATGAAACGTGAAACctacacatacacattatatatatatatatatatatatatatatatatatatatatatatatatatatatatatatatatatatatatatatatatatatatatatatatatatatatatatatatatatatatatatatatatatatatatatatatatatatata
This genomic window contains:
- the LOC128696977 gene encoding trypsin-1-like isoform X1, with translation MWFLQLCLVAGAGSVVVVAAGMAVSRHSQDREPRPGHHLEKTRTGRVPANQGGGGGAPAGQPQPRAAILIPPTREALAGLGEERNSQVCGIRHSAVPDIITRIVGGSPAETHEFPWQVSLQWRYDWYTYHVCGATVIDQNWVLTAAHCTHQYTPKDLLVVAGEHQLKHKEGTEQTRYIERIVEHNAYSSTTQENDIALLKLTAPLQMDGVTVSPICMPPPMTNFSGHCVVSGWGKEKEGGTSSDRLQKVVVPIITDDRCKDSYLSIGYNGPIAETMMCAGYRQGNMDACQGDSGGPFVCQGFNNRYYIAGIVSWGIGCARPNVPGVYTEVSRYVAWIANVVSNRVDMPPRPASLRSPGLLDASSTLHYSVNTTSEEPAPHV
- the LOC128696977 gene encoding trypsin-1-like isoform X2 → MAVSRHSQDREPRPGHHLEKTRTGRVPANQGGGGGAPAGQPQPRAAILIPPTREALAGLGEERNSQVCGIRHSAVPDIITRIVGGSPAETHEFPWQVSLQWRYDWYTYHVCGATVIDQNWVLTAAHCTHQYTPKDLLVVAGEHQLKHKEGTEQTRYIERIVEHNAYSSTTQENDIALLKLTAPLQMDGVTVSPICMPPPMTNFSGHCVVSGWGKEKEGGTSSDRLQKVVVPIITDDRCKDSYLSIGYNGPIAETMMCAGYRQGNMDACQGDSGGPFVCQGFNNRYYIAGIVSWGIGCARPNVPGVYTEVSRYVAWIANVVSNRVDMPPRPASLRSPGLLDASSTLHYSVNTTSEEPAPHV